A genome region from Haliotis asinina isolate JCU_RB_2024 chromosome 11, JCU_Hal_asi_v2, whole genome shotgun sequence includes the following:
- the LOC137255320 gene encoding ankyrin repeat domain-containing protein 50-like: MPTNCLHIIIIIYTSTDEKQNNLEESPQHKVDKQETFANSPLHEACRKGDLNRVSHILSQGLVDINCRDEKHGRTPLMVAAHGGHCRIFDFLINKGAKKSDVDNDCKNVLHWACKGGHAGMVDCVLPHYGIPRKKDMSPLVAAAWEGNRDVFEFLVCTGSNLSNVDSDDNNILHHASFAGKLAIVKYVVSQGSVDINSIRKDRKNPLMLAAIGGHVDVFDFLLSMGGNVSQVDVSGYNILHIATSVRHVEIVNRILSQNLVDVNARDKYGKTAAMIAKDKGELKLYNLLASRGCPVT, translated from the coding sequence ATGCCAACAAATTGTCTgcatattatcattatcatataCACATCCACagatgaaaaacagaacaacCTTGAGGAATCTCCACAACATAAAGTTGACAAGCAGGAAACGTTTGCTAACAGCCCACTTCATGAGGCCTGCAGGAAGGGGGACCTGAACCGAGTGAGCCACATCCTGTCCCAGGGTTTGGTCGACATCAACTGCAGAGACGAAAAGCATGGAAGGACACCACTCATGGTGGCAGCACATGGGGGACATTGCAGAATATTTGACTTTCTTATCAACAAAGGTGCAAAGAAGTCAGATGTTGACAATGACTGTAAGAACGTTCTGCACTGGGCTTGTAAGGGCGGACATGCGGGTATGGTGGACTGCGTACTTCCACATTACGGTATTCCTAGAAAAAAGGATATGTCCCCTCTTGTCGCAGCTGCATGGGAAGGAAATAGAGACGTTTTTGAGTTTCTCGTGTGTACGGGAAGTAATCTGTCAAACGTAGATTCTGACGACAACAACATCCTGCACCATGCTTCCTTTGCCGGAAAGCTGGCCATAGTGAAGTATGTAGTTTCACAAGGCAGCGTTGATATTAACAGTATCCGTAAAGACAGAAAAAACCCTTTAATGCTGGCTGCAATAGGAGGACATGTAGACGTTTTTGACTTTCTCTTGAGTATGGGAGGTAATGTGTCACAAGTTGATGTCAGTGGATACAACATCCTCCATATTGCCACTTCAGTTAGACATGTGGAGATAGTGAATCGTATCCTCTCACAGAACCTGGTCGATGTTAACGCCAGGGACAAGTATGGGAAAACAGCAGCCATGATAGCAAAGGACAAAGGAGAACTTAAACTCTACAATCTCCTTGCTTCGCGGGGTTGTCCAGTGACATAA